The Nitrospinota bacterium genomic interval TAGCAGAGCTACGAGGAATTCTTTTGATTAAATTCCGCACTTCCGTATAACCTTTAAGGGTAGGTCGCCTGTCCTGCTAAAACAAAAGACGCTTCTTTGAATTGGCGATTCGGTGCCGTTGTCAATTTTTAGAAGTGCCCTTATCTAAAAGTAAACCGGGTTCAAATCATTGCTAGAAATCAATCTGGAAAATTAAACAGGAACTCTCAAAGTTCGTGGATTATTACAACAGCCATCGATATCACGAAGCATTAAACAATGTCACTCCGGCTGATGTTTTCTTTGGAAGGCAACGTGAAATCTTAACCAAAAGAGATCAAGTAAAAAGAAAAACCCCAGCTTTGAGGAAAAAACAAAACCTCAAAGCCAGGGTCGCTTAACTTGAAAAAATATTTACACAAAGACTATTAACAAAATGCACCACTATCTCGGTTTAGGAATAACCCATGCTAGAAGGAAATATCCCATTGCAGTCGGACTCTATCGTCGGACAGCTTTCGACCCGCCGATTCATCATCCAGGGTTAAATGGGAATAATCAAGTGTGATTTTATTGTTATGTCCCTTGATAAAGTAGTTCAACCCTGCCGTAAACTCATCCCGGTTGTCGTTGGTGTTAAGATTAACGACATCCGGCGCATCCACAAAGGCATAACGAAAAGCTATTTCCAGTTGCTCGGGTACTGCTGGAATGAGGCCATGAGGAAAATACCCGACCTGTGCATACAGCCCTGTATAGTCGTGCGTCAGTCCGGTGGACTTGTCTCTAACATTTTTCTCATGGTATTCCTGCTGGAGGGCCAGTCCTTTCCATTTGAACGCGAATTCCTGCACCCACTGCTCCGTTCTGAATTGTGTGGGCGTGGCTGAAGCCGCTTCTGTGAGTCCTTCCAGGTTGCCGCAACCGGAAGAACTCCACCGGGTACAGGGTCCGGTATTGGTGGCAGCGGCAAAGGCAATCTGTCCTGCCGGTTTATCATGGCGTTTTACATCCGACTGATACCATTTTAAATCTTTCTTGCCTATAAAGTTCCACTGCACCCGCCCCATATACATCATGTCCGTCGTATTGTTATTTACCGAGCGGCCTTCGCCGTTGAATACCCCTGCGTAATAATTGATAAAAGCCGGGGTATCCTTGAATAAACGGCCCTTCACCAGGGCACCGACCTGCCGGTCTATGGTGAATTCACGATTGACAATCGACCGTTCGACAAACGTCTGGCGGCCAGAAGAATCCACACGTTCCCGGTTGTAGTTGATTTTCCATTGGCCCACCCGAAAACCGATTGCATCACTCGGTTGTACGTCAAGTCTGTAATCGATGACCCTTGCAGACGAGGCAGAGGAGGTATCGTCGGTATCCCGGGAAGGTTGCAGGTCCACCTCAAAATAGTATTTGATCCACTTTTTATAACCATGACCACCGATTTTCATACGAAGCCGCCGGGCTTCAAAGTTACTCGAATCTTCCCCGGTCGTGAAATTCGCCTCAGTTCTGGGGTCCGATCGGTTTGGATGGGTGAATCGCAATTGCGCGCGCCAAACCAGTTTGGTGGAAAATAACCCATCCGGGCTGGTAAATTCAAAACCCGGGTTCGTGTATTTGAAATAATCCCCTGAAGATTTGGCTTCCAATTTATCAAAAAGAGCCTGTCTGTCTTCACGCAACGCATCGAATTTTTCTTCCAGAGCCAGCAATCGTAACTCGTTTTGCGACATATCGGACCAGGCACTTCCTGGCGCACTAATCAAAACCCCTAATATTAACAGCATACCCAGTAACTTTTGCACGATTCCCCCCTTTTTTCATTTTTATCAGATAGACACATAGAAACCCTAAGTTTTATGATTCAAAATTGATTTCTTAAAGATTACTGTATTGAGTGCAGGATAGATTCCGATCATTAGGGTTTTGTTAGGGTAAGATTAAAATTCGTTGAGCATTCAACGGGTTGGGTGTTTATGAAAAAGAATCCAATGACCACTGGGAATAAAGTGGCGCGAAGGAAGCTATAGATGCTAAAGCTGGCTTGGGTACTGGGCGAGGTAGTGCAATGTCGGGGCCAGGAGGCCAAGGGGGGTGGCGGACGGTTGGGTCCATCCGGTTCTTTCAGTCTTGTTCTTTCAGTCTGGCGGCTCATCCTTCCATATCACCTGATTCTTTGCATTCTTGATATATGCGTGATCCGCATCGGCTTTTTCGTCAAGAGTCAGAGGCTCTTCGACATCGACCACCATGGCCGATACCTTTTCCATATTCCCGCCCAACTGTAAAAATATTTGATCGCCATTGTCCAGCCGGGCGCTCTTGTAAACGAAAATGAAGTTGTAGTAATGCGAAAAAAATAATGGCACATCCCCATACTCTGCGAACACTTCTTCTGTCGTCATCTTAGATTCCATATTGAGAGCATCCCGAAATATTAGTTTTCACAGAAAATAGACTCGTGTGCAAAATTTACTTAAATCAGTGGCACGGGCGACCTATCCTTAAATTTAAGGTAGGTCGCCTGTCCTGCTAAAACAAAAGACGCTTCTTTGAATTGGCGATTCGGTGCCGTTGTCAATTTTTAGAAGTGCCCTTGATTTATTGCCCCAGAGTGGGGCGCTCACCTGATTTTTTTATAAGCAGATCCTTGCCGGTTAAAAAATCGTCGATCGATCCTGTCAATTTTCCCGTTTCAGATACTTATCCAATAACTGGGATGCCAGAATCTTATCATTCCCGTTGGCGTACTTCCTGGCTAATTTAAAATATTCCAACGCCTTTTCCGGTTCTCCCTGCTGGTGATAAGCCAATGCGATATTGAAATAAATTTCTCCCGCGGTTTTATCCGCCGCATACGCCTGCATGAACCGGAGCAGGGCATCTTTGTAACGCCCTGACTGATAATGCGTAATTCCTGAGTCGTTGTGCATTTTGGCCGAAGGCTCCGCCCCCACAGGTAGAGTCAAGGGATTTTCATCGCCCTTTGCGCAACTGATACCACCTAAAATCAAAATTAGAATGAGTAGTATTTTTGTCATTTTCTCCTTCTTTATAATTCATGCTTAAAGTTCGCGCCTGGAGCCCGTTTTCCTTTGATCGCTCCCGCAACGTGGAGCTTGCCACAACCCCTGATAACAGTTGTCTCTTTTTTCACCAAGGTGTATGTAATTCTACAACCTTCAAAAAAAGTAACAATTCAGATGCAAGGGCAAAACCTTTGTAGCTCCACATATTACCTATTTCAAGAAAGTTTGGCAGGATTTTTGCTTTCAAGCCCTGTATTGCATAGATAAGTATAGGAAAATAATCCATCTACCAACTTCTTTTTTGGTTAATAAATGCTACAAGAAGCTGAAAACAAGCAAGAATCCGACATCCTTCAACAAGCCATCAATCTGGTTAAAGAAAATCAGCGCTTGGCTGAGGAAAAAGAAAAGGCTGAAGAGCAACTCCAGCAAGCCAATCGGCAAAACCAACTGATCCTGAATTCCGCCGGAGAAGGCATTTATGGCCTGGATTTGGAAGGAAATACTACTTTTGCCAATCCTGCCGCTGAAAAAATGTTGGGATACGCAGAGGGAGAACTCCTTGGCAAACCCCAACATGCCATAATTCATCATTCCAAACCCGATGGATCGCCTTATCCGCGCGACGACTGTCATATCTATGCCGCAATTAAAGATGGCAGAGTGCATCGGGAGACTGAAGAGGTCTTCTGGCGAAAAGATGGAACCTCTTTTCCCGTCGAATATGTCAGCACGCCTATCCGGGAAAATGAAAAACTGGTCGGCGCCGTGGTCACTTTCAAGGATATAACCGAACGCAAGAAGGCCGAAGCTCAACAACAAATGCAGTATGAATTGACCCGGACATTTCTGGACAGCGAATCATTAGAAGACACGTTTCCCAGAATCCTGCAAGCAATTGGAGAATTTATGGAATGGGAAATCAGTCACTATTGGGAGAAAATTCCGGAATCGGATGCACTCAACTGTCGATATGCCTGGAATGCCCCCGGCTTAAATGAAAGTGTGGCCTTCATGGAATTTAAAGAAAACTCGTTTACAAGAAAATTTGAAAAAGGCACAGGATTGCCCGGACGGGTATGGGACCGGTTAGAACCTTCCTGGATTGCCGATGTACGTTGCGATACAAATTTTCCCAGGGCGCCCTTCGCCAAAAAACTGGGCATGAGGTCGGGATTCGGTTTCCTCATTTTCTATAAAAAACAATTTATGGGGGTGATCGAAATATTTACGCGGCAAGTGTGCCAACCGGAACCCCACCTCATCGAAATGATGGCCAATCTGGGCGAGCAAATCGGTCAGTGGATGCGTTTGAAAAAAGCCGAGGAACACCTGGATAAATTAAATTTGAAAACCCTCGACTGAGTTCCTCTTTTTTTCATCCCGGTGGCAGAGAAGTTCCCAGGGATTCCCTGTTTAGGGCACTTCTAAAAATTGACAACGGCACCGAATCGCCAATTCAAAGAAGCGTCTTTTGTTTTAGTAGGACAGGCGACCTACCCTTAAATTTAAGGATAGGTCGCCCGTGCCACTGATTTAAGTAAATTTTGCGCACGATTCTATTTTCTGTGAAAACTAATTTTTAGAAGTGCCCTTTAATCAAAACCCTCTTAAAATCCCCTTGACCTACCTCTGAAAGCAAGCGATCATTCACCTCGACAAAAAAGTCCGCACCCGGTCAAGCCAGGATCCAAACCTCAAATCAACCCAAAACATTTTCCACCTCCAGCGACTTAATGAAACCTTTCATCCCCTTTAAGGCAAAAACTTTTCCCAGGATTGTCATTGCTTACATCCTTATTCTTCTCTCTCTGACCGCTTGTGCCCGCGAAAAAGCGTCTTTGCCAACAGAGGCCACGCCCTCTCCTGCTTTTTCTAAAAATGGAATGGTGGCAACTCAGGAAGCCCTCGCCACCAAAGTCGGAGTCCAAATCCTCAAGCAGGGGGGAAACGCTGTGGACGCCGCCGTCGCCATCGGGTTCACGCTGGCCGTCACCCTGCCGCAAGCGGGAAATCTTGGTGGCGGGGGGTTCATGATCGCCCATATTGCCAAAACAGGGGAAACGGTCGCCATTGATTACCGGGAAATGGCTCCTGCCCTGGCAACACAGGATATGCATTTGGACGAGCATGGCAACCCCGTCAGCGAGCGCTCCCAGTTCACCCATCTTGCCGTCGGCGTTCCCGGCACGGTGGCCGGTCTTTCTTATGCGCTCAAAAAATACGGAACCCTGACGCTCAGGCAGGTCATGTCTCCTGCAATTCATCTGGCGGAAAAAGGATTTCACGTCACCGTCCCTCTGGCCGACAGCTTCAAGAAACACAAAAAGGCTTTGCTTCGCTGGCCCGAAACGACAAAAATTTTTTTCAAGCCGGATGGTTCGTTTTATGAACCAGGAGATTTATTGGTTCAAAAAGATTTGGCCGTGTCTTTAAAGCAGATCGCCAAAGAAGGTCCCAGAGCTTTTTACCAGGGAGCCATCGCCGAAAAGCTGGCCGCAGAGATGAAAAGTCACGATGGATTGATCACCCTTGCAGACTTGCAAAATTACCGGGTGGTTCGGCGTGAACCTGTACGCGGGACTTACCGTGGCTATGAAATCGTTTCCATGCCACCTCCCAGTTCCGGCGGCATCCACCTTATTCAGATGTTAAATATTCTGGAAGGCTATCCCCTCCGTTCTCTTGGAGCGGGTAATGCGGAAACGCTTCATCTGCTGGCCGAAACCATGAAGCTCGCTTATGCCGACCGCAGTCAGCATTTGGGAGATCCCAAATTCTGGAAGGTGCCGGGTCGTGGACTCACGTCTAAAGCTTATGCTGAAAACTTGAAAAAGTTGATTCAAGCCGACAAGGCCCAACCCTCAAAAGAAATTCTACCCGGCGACCCCTCACCGTATGAAAGCCCCCAGACCACTCACTTCTCGGTGATGGACGGTGCTGGAAACGCCGTTTCCAATACCTATACCTTGAACTTTGGTTACGGCACGGGAATCGTGGCTAAGGGAACGGGAATACTTTTGAACAACCAGATGGATGATTTTTCCTCAAAACCAGGTGTTCCTAACGCTTACGGGCTGGTCGGCGGCGAGGCCAATGCTATTCAACCCATGAAGCGGCCTTTGAGCTCCATGACTCCCACTCTCGTATTCAAGGCAGGAAAACCCATCCTGGCGACAGGAAGCCCCGGGGGAAGCCGGATCATCACCAGCACGTTGCAATTTTTACTAAACGTCCTGGATCACAAAATGAATATTGATTCGGCCACCCGTGCACCGCGTATTCACCACCAATGGCTACCAGACTGGCTGGAAATGGAGCCAGGCTTCAAACCGGAAACGCTTCTTGCTCTAGCGGAAAAAGGTCATCTGGTGGTCGAAACCAAGCCCTTTGGGTCCACACAATCCATCCTGCGCACAAAAAAAGGGTTTTACGGCGCTTCCGATCAACGCCGGCCCGGAGCCTTAGCCCAAGGGTATTGAACAAACGATAAAACTAGGCCCACCATTTTTTATGGGTTTTTTTCCAGACCTTCTGGAAATCACTGCCATAAACCTCCGCCATCATGATGACATCATGACCGTGCAGATCGCTGTCAAAAAAATCCAGCGCTTCACTTGCTCTTTTTTCGAAATTTACTGCGTCTGAAAATTTTTTGTTGCGGGCGGGAAACAAGCGATTCAAACCTTCGGTTGGATTTTTCACAATCACCTCCGTTTGAAAGGGGTCGCGCGAATAATGAAATTTTCACAAGTAAGATAGACTTATTTTCATGTTTATTCCAATTTTTTCGCAGAAATATTCACGCCCCCGTGAGCTTCATTTATGCCGCCTGAAAGCATTCAAATTGACTTTTCCCGTAAATATTTGTAATTTCGATCCTTCGCCTGAAATCGCAACGTAACCGCAAGTTCAATGCGCCTCCAGGCCAGAATCACCCGCTATAAGATTTTGAATCTCAATCCTGAAATGAAAAAATGTTAAGATAAACCCTTCGTTATCCCATTAGACCGTTCAAACCATTTCACCAAGGGGCTCTGGAAACTAATGTTACCAACCCTCATTATAAGGATCATCAGCAATGAAGCCTGGCAACAAGTATCTTTTAATTATTTCCCTGACTGCTGGCCTCGCACTTAGCCTGCTTCTGTTGTTGACAGACACTCAGCCCAATATGGAAATGGTCATTATCAACAAAAGCGGCCAGTCCATTGCTTTGGTTGACCTCAAAACTAAAAAGGCGGGAAATAATATTCGGATTCATGGAGTGGATGTGGACACTGAAGTGATAGTGAAACTTCAAACCGATGGAGACGATACCGTGTCCACCTTCATTCGCTTTGCCGATGGCAAGGAGATGCAAGGAGAAAGTATTCGAATCGAACCAGGGGTCCGGTTGACTCAATCTGTCCTGGAAGAAAAAATTATTGCCGGGGAAAATTCGTCAATGTCCCTTGATCAATAGCAACTTCTGCCAAACTTCAGGGAAGTCCTTTCCCATGACGATCGTTTGCCTTGAGCGCGGGCTCTACGGGATAATGCGCACTATCCTTTGAGGGCAATCGACGGGCCCATTGAACCCGACCACACACGAATAAACCGCTTGAAATTACCCTTCTTATTTTGATCGGGAGTTTCTCAAAATTCCCGGTTTTTTCATTCTGTTCCCGAATCACACTCCCCATTTCACGTCCCTGACAGTTCCCGCAATACCTCGGCAATCCAATATTGAAAGCAAAGTATGACCCATCCGCCGCCGAGTCTTAACAATTCACTGGCATCCTGAATCTGACAACCGGCTCCTTTATACGCAGTTTATTTTTTTGACGGACTCCACTCAACAGGTTTTGAGGACAGTCTCCTCCTCCGGCATTCTTGGTGGGTGGTTTCCGTCATCTTTATTCATTTATGGAACATTTTTTATACGAGGTAAAAAAATGATCTCGAACATAAAAATTTTAATCGTCGATGACGGAACCCTCTCCAGCCTTCGAGTGCTGACCGGATTGAAGAACAGCGGCTTTAATTATATTGAGCTGGCTGTCAATGCAAACTGTATGTTCGACTATCTGGACCGGGGAAATTTCGGACTCATCATTTCCAACTGGTCCCGGCTGGAAATGAACGGCATGGAATTTATCAAAAATATTAGAAAGCGATCGGATCACAAAGATATTCCCATCATCATGCTCACCAACCCTTATGACTTCACAAATTTTGCTGAGCCATTAAAAGATGAGGAAGTCACATTCGTTCCGAAACCTCTGGACTTAAAAAAAATAGGCGAGACCATTCGGGAAATTTTTGAGAAAAAAGGAGTCTCCAGCAAAAACTGATGACTGCGGCCTTAAACGGTACAGACGGAACCCGCATCACTCAGCATCCGCCCGGTGCGCCAACCAGCTTTGCGCTTCAATGAACACCCGGGTGATCTCAGGGAATTCTCCTTTGATGCGGGATTCGAAAGTCGATATGGCTTCCTCCACCTGGCTGGAAGACAAACCATCCTTGAAATCCAGACTGATATTTAAAAGAATATCATTCGGTCCCAAATGTAAGGTGAGAACTTCGTTTACATGCAGGACATTGGCATTTTCGGCGATGATCCACTTGATCCGCGAAACAACCACTTCACTGGCGGATTCCCCCGTCAACAATCCTTTACACTCATAAGCCAATAGCGCCGCAGTGGTCGCCAAAATAATTCCAATCAGGATCGAAGCCACTCCATCGAGAACGGGCAGGTTTAAAGCCTCGCTCAAATAAATCCCCAGTGCCGCAACCAACAAACCCAGCAAGGCGGCAGTGTCTTCAAACAACACTGTAAAAATGGTCGGGTCCTTGCTCCGCCGGACTGCGGTGATCAAACCTAAGGACCCTTTGGATTTACGAAATTCTTTGAACGCAATATACCAGGCGGCCCCCTCAAAAACCATGGCAAAGCCGAGGACCGCATAATTCACGGTCGGATTCGTAATTGGATGCGGTACTTTTACCTTTGAAATCCCTTCGTAAATGGAAACGCCCGCTCCCAATCCAAAAACAAGGATCGCCACCACAAACGTCCAGAAATACAATTCCAACCCATAACCAAAGGGGTGACTGCGATCCGCGGGCCGGGCGGACCGCTTTATGCCGTAAAGAAGCAAGGCTTGATTACCGGTATCGACCACCGAATGGATGGCTTCCGAGAACATGGAGGAACTTCCGGTGGAAGCTGCGGCGGCAAACTTGGTCACCGCGATCAGCGAATTTCCTGCCAGCGCAGCGTAGATTGCCTTTTTTGAAGAGGGAGTGGCCATTGAAATGAGTTAGAAATTTCCTGTTAAAAAATCTTATTT includes:
- a CDS encoding cation diffusion facilitator family transporter, whose protein sequence is MATPSSKKAIYAALAGNSLIAVTKFAAAASTGSSSMFSEAIHSVVDTGNQALLLYGIKRSARPADRSHPFGYGLELYFWTFVVAILVFGLGAGVSIYEGISKVKVPHPITNPTVNYAVLGFAMVFEGAAWYIAFKEFRKSKGSLGLITAVRRSKDPTIFTVLFEDTAALLGLLVAALGIYLSEALNLPVLDGVASILIGIILATTAALLAYECKGLLTGESASEVVVSRIKWIIAENANVLHVNEVLTLHLGPNDILLNISLDFKDGLSSSQVEEAISTFESRIKGEFPEITRVFIEAQSWLAHRADAE
- a CDS encoding porin, which codes for MQKLLGMLLILGVLISAPGSAWSDMSQNELRLLALEEKFDALREDRQALFDKLEAKSSGDYFKYTNPGFEFTSPDGLFSTKLVWRAQLRFTHPNRSDPRTEANFTTGEDSSNFEARRLRMKIGGHGYKKWIKYYFEVDLQPSRDTDDTSSASSARVIDYRLDVQPSDAIGFRVGQWKINYNRERVDSSGRQTFVERSIVNREFTIDRQVGALVKGRLFKDTPAFINYYAGVFNGEGRSVNNNTTDMMYMGRVQWNFIGKKDLKWYQSDVKRHDKPAGQIAFAAATNTGPCTRWSSSGCGNLEGLTEAASATPTQFRTEQWVQEFAFKWKGLALQQEYHEKNVRDKSTGLTHDYTGLYAQVGYFPHGLIPAVPEQLEIAFRYAFVDAPDVVNLNTNDNRDEFTAGLNYFIKGHNNKITLDYSHLTLDDESAGRKLSDDRVRLQWDISF
- a CDS encoding response regulator; this encodes MISNIKILIVDDGTLSSLRVLTGLKNSGFNYIELAVNANCMFDYLDRGNFGLIISNWSRLEMNGMEFIKNIRKRSDHKDIPIIMLTNPYDFTNFAEPLKDEEVTFVPKPLDLKKIGETIREIFEKKGVSSKN
- a CDS encoding tetratricopeptide repeat protein: MTKILLILILILGGISCAKGDENPLTLPVGAEPSAKMHNDSGITHYQSGRYKDALLRFMQAYAADKTAGEIYFNIALAYHQQGEPEKALEYFKLARKYANGNDKILASQLLDKYLKREN
- a CDS encoding PAS domain S-box protein, giving the protein MLQEAENKQESDILQQAINLVKENQRLAEEKEKAEEQLQQANRQNQLILNSAGEGIYGLDLEGNTTFANPAAEKMLGYAEGELLGKPQHAIIHHSKPDGSPYPRDDCHIYAAIKDGRVHRETEEVFWRKDGTSFPVEYVSTPIRENEKLVGAVVTFKDITERKKAEAQQQMQYELTRTFLDSESLEDTFPRILQAIGEFMEWEISHYWEKIPESDALNCRYAWNAPGLNESVAFMEFKENSFTRKFEKGTGLPGRVWDRLEPSWIADVRCDTNFPRAPFAKKLGMRSGFGFLIFYKKQFMGVIEIFTRQVCQPEPHLIEMMANLGEQIGQWMRLKKAEEHLDKLNLKTLD
- the ggt gene encoding gamma-glutamyltransferase; the encoded protein is MKPFIPFKAKTFPRIVIAYILILLSLTACAREKASLPTEATPSPAFSKNGMVATQEALATKVGVQILKQGGNAVDAAVAIGFTLAVTLPQAGNLGGGGFMIAHIAKTGETVAIDYREMAPALATQDMHLDEHGNPVSERSQFTHLAVGVPGTVAGLSYALKKYGTLTLRQVMSPAIHLAEKGFHVTVPLADSFKKHKKALLRWPETTKIFFKPDGSFYEPGDLLVQKDLAVSLKQIAKEGPRAFYQGAIAEKLAAEMKSHDGLITLADLQNYRVVRREPVRGTYRGYEIVSMPPPSSGGIHLIQMLNILEGYPLRSLGAGNAETLHLLAETMKLAYADRSQHLGDPKFWKVPGRGLTSKAYAENLKKLIQADKAQPSKEILPGDPSPYESPQTTHFSVMDGAGNAVSNTYTLNFGYGTGIVAKGTGILLNNQMDDFSSKPGVPNAYGLVGGEANAIQPMKRPLSSMTPTLVFKAGKPILATGSPGGSRIITSTLQFLLNVLDHKMNIDSATRAPRIHHQWLPDWLEMEPGFKPETLLALAEKGHLVVETKPFGSTQSILRTKKGFYGASDQRRPGALAQGY